The following is a genomic window from Manihot esculenta cultivar AM560-2 chromosome 9, M.esculenta_v8, whole genome shotgun sequence.
ATTGGCATGGCCGAGACGCTCATGCCACAACAAAACACTAGTTGGAAATGCTTTGGGAGAGAAAGATTGCACGAGTGATATAGGTAAGAAGTACAATCCATCCTTACTCTGGCCTTGGTAAAGCACTTGTCTCGTAGGGATATCCTTCACAAAATAAGTATCAAGGAAAAATTCAACAAAAGAGTTATTAAAAGCAGAAACAGACAATAAATTTTTAGCAATAGCAGGTGAATACAAAATATTACCAAATACAAAAGAATGACTATTAATAGACAAAACAGAAGATCCACGAGAAAGGATTGGAAGAGTTTTACCATCTGCTATTGTAAGGGCAATATTGGCAGGCACAGGAACTGGATGATTGATGTGCTCCTGATTAGCAACCAAATGATAATTAGCTCCTAATCTACTATCCATATATTTGATGCTTCTGGTTCAGCTTTGGTAGTATGGGCTTGCAAGTAGGATTTAGAGAAGGGGCATTGGCGGGCTACATGATTATTTCCATTGCAGTTGTAACAAACCAGATTTTGAGAAGAAACCGAATTATTTTCTCCATGACCAGCACCGTGACCACGTCTAGAATTCTGAAAATAATTTCCACGTCCACGATTGCCACGACCACCTCGTGATCGTCCAGAATTGCCACCACACCCAGCATTAACATATTGAGCAGTAGGTGGAACAGCAGAACTGATGCTAAGAGAATCAAATTGCAGCTGAGATTCTTCACTCAATAACAAGGCATACAATTCATTAAAACCAATAGGAGTATTCCGTGCTTCAATTGCACGAGTGAAAGGACGATATTCAACACCCAATCCTTCAAGAACATCACAAACAAGGGCCTCTTCTAGTATAAAACTCTCCAAGGCATTCAATTGATCACAAATAGAGCGAGCTTTGCGCATATATGTATCTATACTATCTGAACCACGAGTTAAGCGCTTGAGCTGCTTATGTAACTGTTGGATTTTCATTTTTGAACCCGTGGAGTATAGACCAGCAAGCTTGTCCCAAGCCTCCTTGGCTGTTGTGCATCAGATTATGTGATGAAAAATAGATTCAGAAACTGAGCTATTAATGCAGCTTTTCGCTATTTGATCTTGATAGAACCACTCATCATAGGCTGGATTCCTCTCACCGGTGGTCAAAAATTGAGAAGGAGAGCTTACCAATCCATCAATATAGGATGCTAATCGATAACCATGAAACAATGGCTTTGAGCTTGTCAAATTAAATAGTTGGCTGAAGTTAACTTGATAGAAAGAAATTGAGAAATATTTGGAATTTGTAGGGAAGGGGCAGTAACGATTTGAGAACCAGAAGGAGAAGAAATAAGACTAGTAACAGTAGAAGAATGTTCTATAACTATAACAACGAATTGATGAAGGGAAAGAATAAAAGCTGTTGTGAAGCCCTATGGCTTTGATACTATAAAGCAGTTGATGTTTAGAGGGATTCTcaacttatattttattaatgtatCTAATACAAGTATATAGTCGTGTATAGCTTTATCACATAAGTAAATCGGTTACAACATATACAgcaatttacaaaataattcaaatatatatataaatatatatatatttaacctTACCACATCTGAACCAAATGAAAGGTTAATGTAAAAATATCCATCTTATTAGTAATAATGCATATTGAATTTATAGAAGTAAATAAGCCCATTTTCTTGGTTGGGTCAACTCAATTATGgggaataaataaatttaaaaagaaaaatcactaGCTAGGCAATGATGCCTAAAATACCAAtgaaatgaatatatatatatatagtatatttataaattataatgtaGTGGAGGAGTACTTGCTCTCATCATCACTACATTTAGTGGACAACACTCAATGGAATCCATTGAtctttatttcatttaaattaaatataatgttaatttttttttataaaaaaaacactATTCTCTCCCATTCATTGCTGTCCTTTTcaaatgtctttttttttttaatttttaatataataattgaaacttttaaattaaaatctaccttttataataatgttttataattaataataatgtcATGAAGTTTTGAACTTTacgtaaaatttaaattgaacttAATTTTTACTATCGACATTTGATAGAGATCCAcgataaatttttgaaaaaaaaatttcaagatgtacgacttttaaaagtgtgatgAAAGCTGCAGGTCTTATcacaaaatttgatatgaaaattttatatttagggatgaattttatattttaattattttttaatattttaaatattttcataattttacagGTCTTATCACAAAATTGAATatgaaaatttcatatttaaaaattaattttatattttaattattttttaatattttaaatattttcataattttacatattaaaattttatttttattataaataacatCTCTTAATTATTAAAACTCATTTTGAGAAATTATAATAAGATTTTTcgttttttaatctatttttttttatttcgttTTAGTCaaatgatattggttaaaactcctctattttttttttcttatttcattttaacaaatgatattggttaaaactcctgatatAGTCTAAATAGCTCTTTAAACCCTACATTTCattctaaaatattaattaaaataaaaatattctctattaattaatttattaattaattttttctgagttttttaaatatttaaaaaataaaaaaatatttttcataaaaaaatagagCCTTAATCACCATCCTTTTGCTATTTTTAGAAttacattattatttaattccctACTTTCTGCTATTTTTAGAAttacattattatttaatcttcaaATAATATAGCTATTTATGATATTTTGTCctcaattttacaattaatcataattttatctattaattttgtCTTTATTTTTATCACTATTCTCTTACAATTAAGAGAGATATTGAGAGGGAGAGAAGCAAGAAGAGTGAGAGATGAATATAAAGGATAAaagtattattaaatataatattgagGGATGAAATTACAAATAGTTATATTATtgaagaattaaatagtaatttaattttaaaattaaagaagggACGGATAAAAAGACTTAAGTgtgtaataaaagtaaaatttaaagattaaatagtttaatttgtaaaatataaaaattaaattattattaatgatataACGAAGTGactaaagttaaaaaataaaataaaatttattttaactcattaagttataattaattcgattatattttttaattacgaATATAACTATAAGTATCACTGTaacaaatgaaattataaatattttataatttcagtATTTTTTTTCCACCTTCTGCTTCCGTCTAAATATGGATCCAACCACTTAtcactataaaaataattttatttgaatataatatttaaaaattttttaatattaaaaaaatatattaaaatatctcctgcactttaaaaaatttactaattgatttttttttataaattttaatttttactatttaatttttataatttaaaaaatatattaattattttttcaattttataaaaaaatactgaTTAATTTCGCgcataaaaagtattttaattttttttttataatatttaactattgATAAAAAGCAGCCAACTTCGCATAATCTCCATCCCTCGTGATGGAGGGTGCATTGGGTTGAGCTTTACGCAATCCACCCACCCACCTCCAGATTCCTACCCTTTTCTCTCCTTTCTTTTCCGGCGACGAAAACGTTTCCTTCCCTTTTCTTGTAAAACCATTGTTCTTGCTTCAGATCCACTCTCTGTCTCTTTCTTTCTATTCAAAACAAAACTGGAATTTTCCATTTTGTTTACTGTTTTATTACTGAATTACTAGGCAAAAAAGGAACCACTGATGGGCAATATCGGTAGCAGCGGTGTCCACGGACGACGGAGGTACGGGAGCCGCCGGAGACATCCAACTCCTCCGCCACCAGCACCTCCACAGCCGGAAATCACCGCTAACCGGTACGTATTCGCTGCGGCGACTCCTTACCCTTCTGAATACCCAAATCTTAATCCACCACCTTACTACCAGTACCCGGGGTACCACCGTCCGCCGGCTCCATCGGCCATGCCTGTGCCGTTGCCAGTCCCTTATGATCATCACCACCGCGTCGACCCTGCTCATTGGGTTGGTGGCAGGTACCCATGTGGACCTATGATGGCGCCTATGGCGCCTTACGTGGAGTATCAGAAGGCTGTGACTATAAGAAACGATGTTAATTTGAAGAAGGAAAGTTTGAGGCTTGAGCCAGACGTGGAAAACCCAGGAAGGTTTCTTGTTGCCTTCActtttgatgctaatgttgccgGAAGGTAAGGGTCAAAGCTTTTATTTTCAATTGCTCTTCTGTGATTCCCAACTGAAACCTTGTAGCTGTCATTTCTATGATGCATCAGGTTTTCTTTGTAGCCATTAGGAAAGATTTTTTGTTCTGTTTTCATTATTTGACTTTGGAAAGGTTTGACTCTTAGACTTTGAAGGTGTACTTGATTGCCTTATTAAATTCCACTAGAGGAGAGCTTCTTTTGTCGACTACTTGAGACTCTTAGTTCATATTAGTTTAGAAGACCTTATTTCGGAGTGAACTTGGTCACTTTCATAAATGATCATCTATCAAAGGTGTTTAACTTTTGGGAAGGCAGTGCTTTGATGCCACCATTAAGCTCAGAATGAATGTTTTCTTGGTCATATTACATGCAAGTAATAGCTTTCTTATTCCATAACCTGCTTTGGATAGAATTTGGTGTAAATTTTTTACTGGTTGTTGAATTTATGGAGAGTTTTCTGCCCAAATAAGGTGGGAGACTGAGGATTGGTTTTCCCGTTGAGTGTTACTGTAAAGGCTTTTGCAACAGAATCACATCTAACAGAAGtttaaatgtatttttatgCTGCATAAATCAGCTTTTCGGCTTCAGTCATGTACTCGTAGAAGGCGTGATATCCTTCTCTTGATGATATTTTTATCCTTATTTACAAGCTTGGGAGTGCATTAAATTCCAAGTCTACTGTCTGGATGACCTGGAGAAAGAAATGAAAATGTTACTACATGCCGAGTTTCCATTTTGAGATACTGGTGGAAGAgtgttaatgaaataaaaagtaGTGAAATAACACTAAGTATTTCTTTTGTGTTGGAAGTTTAAGTAACAATATCTCTTAATTGGCATAACTGTTAGAGGAAGCCTATTGGTATATTGAGCAGAGATCAGAATCGTGAACTGGCATTTCTATGCAATTTGTTTTGCTTAGAatcattcctttttttttttttttttgtggctTTTAACATTTAGTCATATTATTGTGTGTGCTTTAGTGCTACTTTCTCTATCCTGCGTGTGGATGAATAGTGAAAATTTTCTAGAGAATATATTTTCTTGGTTATGAGCTCTAgttgattaaaaagaaaatccGTTTAATCATTTCTTATAGGAGTTATTTCTTATGTTTTTAGATCCACGCCGTGGTAGAATATCAAGTATTTGATCCTCTTTTGGACATCttgctaatttttttatttgatactAATTTCTAATGAAATTTGCATTCATTTGTTCAAACAGCATGACTATTATTTTCTTTGCAAAAGAAGGCGAGGATTGTATCCTTGCACCAATGAAAGAAAACCTTCTTCCACCAGTGACAGTCAATTTCCAACAAGGTCTCAGCCAGAAATTCAGACAGCCTTCTGGAACTGGGATTGATTTAGCAGTGTTTGAGGAAAAAGAATTAATGAAAGAGGGGGTGGATGTCTATCCTCTTGCAGTGAAGGCAGAGGCTTACCCTCCTAATCTGAATGGAGAGGAAGGAAACCAACCATCTGGAACCATGAATTCTCAGATTACGCAAGCAGTGTTTGAGAAGGAGAAAGGCGAGTACCAGCTGAGAGTAACAAAGCAGATTTTGTGGGTGAATGGGATGAGGCATGAGATGCAGGAAATATATGGAATCGGAAATTCAGTTGAGGGTGATGTTGATGCAAATGACCCAGGAAAAGAATGTGTCATTTGCCTGTCAGAACCACGGGACACGGCTGCCCTTCCCTGCCGTCACATGGTAAGTAAATTCCCTGCATCTCTTTAGTGCATCTTTGTTCGTGCATTATCCCCTATGAATTTCAGACAGAATCTCAATAATTTGATCTCATCTGTTCTACCTAAATGGCatgaatttagaaaataaaagatcttGTTGATGATACATGTTTGGCTAACTTCTGTTTTATGATGCAGTGCATGTGCAGTGGATGTGCAAAGGTTTGGAGGTATCAAACAAATCGGTGCCCAATTTGCAGACAACCAGTAGAGAGGCTTTTAGAGATAAAGGTTAACAATGGGGCTGATGAATGAGGAGAGAAATTGCTCCTGACTTGCTGTATAGTAGTTTGTTATTTGCACTTTTCTCCCCACTTTTGGCTTTCACTTTCTTTTTCCCCCTCTATTTTTCTTGTTTAATAATCAAACAGGAAATTATACTTAATTTGCAGAGTGGCAGGGATACATGCTGGTTATTGTGCCACAAATAGTAGAGCCAATGCCTTCAGCTTGATAACAATAGCTATGAATTTTCATTAATCAGAGAAAATGTAGTAATATGCTTGGTTTGATTGGAAAATCACCTGTTTGATGATGTTGATTCGCAGTCTTATTTGAATGACTCACTAAAATTCAAGAGAGATCTAAAATGTAATCTTTTTTAAGGCCATGTTTGGATAGGGGAAAAAGTAAGGgaggaaagaaaattttaaaggaaaataattttatttttcactccTTATTTTTGAAAGGAAAATATTGGTTGGAAAACAAATTTTTTAGTCTCACTCTTATTTTTTTGAAGTGGGAAAAGTTCTTATTGAAAATATTGGTTGAAAATGAGAGCAGTACAGCTGTTGACCCATGTGAGCACTAATTGTGTGAGTTGATACAAAAAGAGACCAATCATAAACAATTGGACCCAACAAGCCAATGATCTGTATAGCACTGGAAGTTAGAACATTAATTTATAGCACTCAGCTCTGCATATCATTCCTCACCCAACCACTTCTTGTTCTACCACTAATGGTTTAACTTGTCAAATTCTAATTCAGAattaaaaacatcaaagaaCCCAATTTgccaaataaaaaacaaaaaacaaaacaaaacaaagaatTTGCTAAAGAACATCTGAAAATGGTTGTTTATTTAGATTAAATGCTTATGTGCCCAACCACACAGCAACTTTAGAACGGATGTCTTCACAAGAACAAAGTTCAATGGCAAAGTTCAATGGCAAAAACAGATATAAGCAATAAAAAACAGTTCAAGCAAGACAGATCCACATAAAGTAATTGGGGATTAATCTCTCCACCATTGGTGGACATACATGCCACTGCTTCTAAGGCTCTTGAGTATATCCATGCAGTCCTTGCTCACCACACCATTGTCATCTACATGGTCTGCACAGCTAAGGAACAGCTCGTCGACAAAGCATATGACTCCACTTTCGTACAAATCAGTGAGGAATTTCAATTCTGCCTCCCCTGCTTTCATCTTCACAATCACAAAATCTGCATGCCCCACAGTTTCTCTAAACCAAGAAAGGATATCAAATCCCTCATCTTCCACTGATGGTTCCAGATCTTCACCATCAGAAATGGAAGCAGTAATCTTGTCTCCGGCGAGGCCTGGATAGTATATGAAGGTAACACCAGGTTTTTTAACATGAGAAAGTAGAACAGAAGCGTTGTGGCCaacaaaataaatatcaaaCACTTTGTGATCCACAGGATAATTTGGAATAGACCAATTAGCAACACTAGAGTCTGCCCCAATTTCAACATACACCAATTTCTTCCTGGAAGGCACATCACTGAAATTGGGCAGAAATGAAATCTTTTTCTCAAGCCCCATTTCCTTATTCTCCACAAGGGGCTCTAGATGTTTCATAAAAGGTCTATTATTCGAAAACGATTGGCAATCAGCTGGTAGACGGAATTGCTCAAAGTAACCAACTTTTTCAAAGCTTTTCTGGAAAACAACCAATGTATACTCATGAACATAACTAACATGTACCACGTTTGAGGCTTTCAATAATGATGAAACGGGTGTAGCAGATCTAATCAAGCCATTTGGGTTCAAACCAATGACACCCACAAGCATAGCCCCAATTCCACCGGGCTTCAAAACGCGCTCAATCTCGAGCACCAGAATAGCAGGGACTGAAACCTTGTCTAGGTCCCTAGACAAGACAAATTCAAAGGAATTGTCTGGATATTGAAGTTCATAAACGAATTTTCTATGCTTAAGCGAGAAAAATGGGTGTCTGTGAGATCCACAAGCATTTGAAAATCCTAACTCTCGCAATGCATAAACAGCAGAAGCAGATCCTTCACCGACATAGAGAGCTTTCGTGTTATAATCCAACAGTTGCTTAACCATTAGCACTCTAACAACATCAGTAGTCAAATTCACATCTTCCTTGCACTCAAATGAGTTCCAAATGGGTTTCAAAAACCTGTGCTGAAACAAATTCGTGCCAGTAATCATAAATGGCGAATTACATTCATGGAAGTTCACATGATCGAGCAATATTGGATCAGACCCAGAAATTATTTGGACAACAGGAATAAGGGAAAGAGCCGAGGCAAGCATAAATGCACGAAAAAGCAAGCGCCTGGCTATTAGCCCAGCAAGGACGTAGATTCTGAAGGCCTTAAAATCCATGGATTTTCACTCTTAATTGGCACCAAATTGTCAATGATTTGATCAAACAGGAAGGTTTCAAGTAGTGGGTTCGAAGAAATTATCGAAAAAAAACTTATCTTCTGtttgagaaagagagagattaaAGCCAAActgaagagaagaaaagaattAGCGAGTGCAAAACCTGGAGGAAGTGTGATTCCCACCCACGAGGACACCCATTGATTTTTGAATCCTTAACCATACCCTTCTATGAACTCTTCTCGGCTTTGGCTCAAACCAGGTCTCTTCCATCTTTGCTTTATCAAAATGCACCATGGAATTCTTCAAAATCTCTACATTATACGAAGAATTCTTCAAGCTCAGAACTTTCGCACAATTTGATCAGAAACAAATGAATGAAACAATCAAAGAGGGCTCAGATTCCCAAAACGACAATAGAGAAGAAAAGGTAGGGACAGGATTGAGAGACGAGCTTGAGAATGAAGAGAAGCGATGGAGAGCGAGAGATATAAGAGAGGAACGGTAGATTGGGGGATAGGAAAGTGGGACCCTAACTTTGGAGTCATGACGTCATATCAGTGCACGTGTCGAAAAGAATAACCTTCTCTAGAAAAAGGAGGTTCGATGAGGTGGACATACATATGTGAAGATTCCTAGAGATAAAAAAGATTGCAATTATTAGAAGCGTAATTCtgcaatttaataattttttaaattaaatagttcTATTAACATTTAtatactaaataaaaataaaaatgtttttattaattaaaaataataaaagcctAATCACAATTATTAAGAAGATAATATAGTTTTCCAAAATAAGAAtcgtttttttttcttatttcttttttatatacgAAAAGGGAAATGCTTCTAacaataatttcaaattaataaaaaatacttttttatcaaattattctcatattaatatttaaaaataataaaataattttaaatttctctacaaatacaataaaattattttgatatcttattatataattttgttaattaataactaaaataataaaaaaatagtaaccttagaaagtttaataaaataattaaagcatAGAAAAGACAGGTGAGGTACGTGATTGTCAAATAATATAATTCAGAATTATTAAGGTAGATATagtttctttcctttctttagTTTCTCCACACAGAAATTCCGCTCACACGTTAGATTCCAAAAGTAAGCACGTAAACGCGAAGACTACTTGCTTAAATTTCAaccttttaatattattaacattttcaaatttaattaaaattcgtattaaattatttgatcaaatttaattaaattttaattacaaagaaaattataaatattgtatttttttttaatgggatATCTCGAGCATGTTCATGGATCTGAAATTattatcataatttattattaaaataaattttttattaataatattttcatatcttattaataattaaaataataaaaaattaataaggggCCAAAATATGAATGGAaacaaatttgataaaataatttatgcatGAAAAGACAGTGAGGTATATAATCCAAAATTATTGTAAATTATTTGGTAGTTCATGGTGTCGTTTCGTTTCTATCGACACTTGGCTATCCCTTCTTCATTCAAAATTTATTCATCAAAACCATTTTGGATAAAGGCTCGTAGACAATAAtgaaaatcttttaaatttcaatgataaatatgtttaatatttacaaagattacatgaataattttaaaaaatttaaattttactccttcaatcttcaatttttatttaaaatatatatatttaaatttattaaaataaaaatattttaaatttaaaatgtgtTTATCTTTCTCATGatgagaaattaaaatattttaatttttgttgtaaATTATTACcatgaataaattttataacttcaGAGTAgtaattaaaatgataatatgTTTGGTTGAAACATATTAAtcaactaatttatttattaaatagatgGGTGAGGTGAGGTGAGAAGTACGTTATTGTCAGACAGAGGGGCGTGGGGTCCACCCGCCCTTCTATAATTATTAGCGGGTCGGGCCGCAAAGACCGCTAGGATATTTTAATACGAAACCAAACAAAAAGGATGGGTAGGGCCCATCGTACAGACCAAATTAAGCTTTTGGGCCTCCACAGGTTCTGGCCCTCTTTACaatttagataaaatattaattttacatttacGCAAACCATTcatttgatataatttattttcaaaaaaaaaaaatttataaaatttatatatttttttaaaaatagaaatctATAG
Proteins encoded in this region:
- the LOC110622873 gene encoding probable E3 ubiquitin-protein ligase LOG2 — its product is MGNIGSSGVHGRRRYGSRRRHPTPPPPAPPQPEITANRYVFAAATPYPSEYPNLNPPPYYQYPGYHRPPAPSAMPVPLPVPYDHHHRVDPAHWVGGRYPCGPMMAPMAPYVEYQKAVTIRNDVNLKKESLRLEPDVENPGRFLVAFTFDANVAGSMTIIFFAKEGEDCILAPMKENLLPPVTVNFQQGLSQKFRQPSGTGIDLAVFEEKELMKEGVDVYPLAVKAEAYPPNLNGEEGNQPSGTMNSQITQAVFEKEKGEYQLRVTKQILWVNGMRHEMQEIYGIGNSVEGDVDANDPGKECVICLSEPRDTAALPCRHMCMCSGCAKVWRYQTNRCPICRQPVERLLEIKVNNGADE
- the LOC110623216 gene encoding uncharacterized protein LOC110623216; the protein is MDFKAFRIYVLAGLIARRLLFRAFMLASALSLIPVVQIISGSDPILLDHVNFHECNSPFMITGTNLFQHRFLKPIWNSFECKEDVNLTTDVVRVLMVKQLLDYNTKALYVGEGSASAVYALRELGFSNACGSHRHPFFSLKHRKFVYELQYPDNSFEFVLSRDLDKVSVPAILVLEIERVLKPGGIGAMLVGVIGLNPNGLIRSATPVSSLLKASNVVHVSYVHEYTLVVFQKSFEKVGYFEQFRLPADCQSFSNNRPFMKHLEPLVENKEMGLEKKISFLPNFSDVPSRKKLVYVEIGADSSVANWSIPNYPVDHKVFDIYFVGHNASVLLSHVKKPGVTFIYYPGLAGDKITASISDGEDLEPSVEDEGFDILSWFRETVGHADFVIVKMKAGEAELKFLTDLYESGVICFVDELFLSCADHVDDNGVVSKDCMDILKSLRSSGMYVHQWWRD